In Zingiber officinale cultivar Zhangliang chromosome 1A, Zo_v1.1, whole genome shotgun sequence, a genomic segment contains:
- the LOC122034692 gene encoding probable membrane metalloprotease ARASP2, chloroplastic encodes MITLSASAHAFILPRNPKLPLFPSPSLLVQSLPSSTLSLFFPRCRRRSQRFGQRNGGSHSAHVTASLGGLEGAQPVVEAASVLAAIILVHEAGHFLAATLQGIRVSKFAVGFGPVLARFVAGGVEYSLRAFPLGGFVGFPDDDPDSDIPSDDADLLKNRPVLDRLIVVSAGVVANVVFAYLIVFAQVLTVGLPVQEALPGLLVPEVRTGSAAARDGLLAGDIILEVNGETAPSLTELVEYIKMSAGKKVAMKVVREGAKAVELSVTPDESADGAGRIGVQLSPNFKLSKVRAKNLAEATMFASREFVGLASTVLDGLKQTFLNFSQTASKVSGPVAIIAVGAEVARSSSDGLFQFAAVINLNLAVINLLPLPALDGGSLALILLEAARGGRKIPREVEQRIMSSGILFVVMLGLFLIVRDTLNLDFIKEML; translated from the coding sequence ATGATAACCCTCTCGGCATCGGCCCACGCCTTCATCCTCCCCCGCAATCCCAAgctccctctcttcccttcgcCCTCCCTTCTCGTTCAATCACTCCCCTCTTCCACACTTTCCCTCTTCTTCCCTCGATGCCGCCGGCGCAGCCAGCGGTTCGGTCAGCGGAACGGAGGTTCTCACAGTGCCCACGTTACCGCCTCCCTTGGTGGGCTAGAGGGCGCCCAGCCCGTGGTCGAGGCCGCATCCGTCCTCGCCGCGATCATCCTCGTCCACGAGGCCGGCCACTTCCTTGCCGCTACCCTCCAGGGCATCCGCGTCAGCAAGTTCGCCGTCGGGTTTGGACCTGTGCTTGCCCGATTCGTCGCCGGCGGTGTCGAGTACTCTCTCCGAGCCTTCCCCCTCGGCGGTTTCGTAGGGTTCCCCGACGACGATCCCGACAGCGACATACCTTCCGACGACGCCGACCTCCTCAAAAACCGCCCAGTTCTCGACCGTCTCATTGTAGTCTCCGCCGGCGTCGTCGCCAACGTCGTCTTCGCGTATCTGATCGTCTTCGCCCAGGTGCTCACCGTTGGGCTACCCGTGCAGGAGGCGCTGCCGGGGCTTCTTGTGCCCGAGGTCCGCACCGGATCCGCTGCGGCTCGTGACGGACTACTTGCCGGCGACATCATACTTGAGGTCAACGGGGAGACTGCGCCCTCCCTCACGGAGCTCGTGGAGTACATCAAGATGAGCGCAGGCAAGAAAGTAGCAATGAAGGTGGTGAGGGAAGGAGCTAAAGCTGTGGAACTCTCTGTAACTCCCGACGAGAGCGCGGATGGGGCTGGGAGAATCGGAGTACAACTGTCCCCAAATTTTAAGCTTTCCAAGGTCCGGGCAAAGAATTTAGCAGAGGCCACAATGTTCGCTAGTAGAGAGTTCGTGGGATTAGCCTCCACAGTGTTGGACGGCTTGAAGCAGACCTTCTTGAACTTCTCCCAGACCGCGAGCAAAGTCTCCGGCCCTGTTGCAATAATTGCAGTCGGCGCCGAGGTCGCGAGATCGAGTTCCGACGGGCTGTTTCAGTTTGCTGCGGTGATCAACCTTAATCTTGCCGTGATCAACCTTCTGCCATTGCCCGCGCTCGATGGCGGTTCCCTCGCGCTTATTCTCTTGGAAGCCGCCAGAGGTGGGAGGAAGATCCCAAGGGAGGTGGAACAGCGGATTATGTCGTCAGGGATCTTGTTCGTCGTCATGCTGGGACTCTTTCTCATTGTTCGCGACACCTTAAACCTTGATTTTATTAAAGAGATGTTGTGA